Below is a window of Impatiens glandulifera chromosome 2, dImpGla2.1, whole genome shotgun sequence DNA.
CATCTCTGTAGGCTGTGatactattttctttttttagttatttagaaGGATGATTTGTTGGTGCTGAGTACCCGTCATGAATTGTAATTTTGAAAACCCAGGTTTTCAATAGATGTCTACCCACATGTGTTTGCCGAAGAATGTTAGACTATTAGATAacattatattctaacaatagAGTTTGACTCAGAAGTTCAGGATTTTATTAAGATACATTAGATCATCCTTATCTTGATGTAATTTATAGATACAATACCTAATATCTAAATAAAGTCAACCacccataaaatattttattacaattgcAAGATCTTGAACACTTTGGTAAGATTTGATGCTAAATAATCTGATGACCCTTAGTTCATTATTTTCATCTGCTCTCAATTATGCATGCTAGTTGGCTTTCTCCAAATAATCATTTTGTTATATGAAGCTCTTTATCTCCCTCTGCCTACATTTTATGACATCCTTAGATTTTGAAGTCAGTTTTAAGGAGTGGTGGTATGAAATTACTTATGACCAAAAGTAAGTAATGATCATAATCAAGTTAAATAAATAGTGGAGTCCGGGGTTGATGAAAGAGAAAATCATTGTTAATGGAAAGGTAGATGAGAGTAATTTGAAttgtaatattaaataatgaatgaattaaCCCAAATGTCAAATAATTTGGAACTTGCTTTCTAAATTAAAGATCTTGTAAAATGGGACAGAGGAAGTAGTATATAGTCTATTTTGACTTCAAATGCATGTACCGTTTATACtgcatttgaattattttttgtagTAACTATTTGCAAGTAAAAAAGAAAAGCGACATAAATACTGTGCTTGTGATATTGAAAGTGTACAGATAACTAAAACTTTAGTAGATAATTCAATAAGTTCAAGTTGCTTAGAATTGAAGGGCTTCCAGATCTTAAAGTTTAGATAATTCAATAACTTGATGAGAAGCTTCCAAAATGGGTTGAGCAAAAATCTAACAGATTTAAGGGCTTATCAAGCCAAAAGAGGAAGAATTTTTTAATGATAGTTTGTTGCCAAATTAGCTTAGATAATGAAAATGGAGATTGAAAGCACACactttaattaaaatgtattgTACAATTCAATATCTTATAATGGAAGAAACTCAGAGGCTTCTTGATCTTTTGTGAACAAATGCCTGACATGAGTTCACCATATGGTCATTATACCTTGTATCTTTGAGAAACTTCAGACATAAATGAAGCCAAGTATGCAAAAGAGTTAACAATTGAGAATGTTCTCATTGAATATCCAATCAAAAAGCCAGTTCAGAATGGTGACAAGTTTAGTAATAATCTTCATGCAAAAGAGAAGGAATAAAAGCCGAACATACCATCCAAAAACTAAACACCTCTTTTTCGGGATCACTGCTGTTTCAGCTGTTTGATAAAAGAATTTCATCCTGCAATGCTGCCCATCATAAACCCTGGTCATAAAGAATTGAGttgtatcaaataaaataaataagtgtaaGCAATCACAATAGAGAGTAAGAACCCTAATAACTAATAAGGGATTGTCATTTGTCACAAGAAAATCTACAGATAATGCAAATGCCAAAATGTTTCCTTAATCGTTTGCACCTAGTTGAAACTTTATTCTGACATACACACAATTCTGTCTTATTAACTCATAaggaataaaaacaataaagagCTAACAAAGATCACAGTATCAGTTTCTCTCTGAAAGctccaaaatcaattaaaactccTGAAATCACAACAGTTAAATCTTCAAAAGCAATAGAACAATCTTCTGACGTATAAGGGAATAATGCGATGGAGAGAAGCATGAAACTGCAAAATTGAGAGACAAACAAGACAAGACTCAAAAAACGTGTGTACCTGATGAATGATGTCTGTCTTCTTGCGGGAAAATACATTACCAATTCCTTCACGTAGAAATGGGCGGAGAAAAGAGAACGGTGACTTGAAGAAAGAAAGGAGTTTTGAGCTCTGCTGTCTGGAGAATGGAATCGCCATGTTTGTATGACCGTCGCAGGAAATGTTACGTTTGAGGTTTCAGAGTAAAGAATTCAATTCATTGCtctttgttctttttttttttttttggaaatttgaGGAAAAGACCCACTTATAGGCTAATAGCTATCGATATCATTCGTTcgtgacttttttttttttatgacaaTTATACCTTTGCGTAACGCAACTTTAACAAtcggaatttttttttttattttttttcgtctcgagattgcgtgacgcaactgggacattttagtcaaaaaaaaaaaaatcataaataattttttttgaaaaataaaaaaataaaaaattgcgtcacgcaattggagtattttcgtccaaaaacagTAAAAGGGGTCACCagcgtttttttttttaactctgcACTTTCTGCATTTAAGACATTTTTGAGGGTcatctcctcaaatttccctttttttcATTCTAAGcctttatttattcatatatcatttaaaataaaaattatcaacaGACAAAAGACCAAATCAAATAATCGATATTTTATGAAACGGTCCGAGCGCAACAATCCAATCGTCTGATCATATCGAAATTCTCGTAACTCTAAAAAGTTCTGAATTCGAGTGAGAAATATTTCTAATAATGTGTTTGACATGCACAAAAACTCTCAAGATTTTCCAATATTTAGGAAAATTCTTGATTTCGATTGTTGTATATACTTCAGGGTTTCAAATCCCCTCTTTGATCTTTATTCCACGTCTCGATAGACAACTAAGATCATTTTTGTATAAAGATTGTGGTACACATGTGTGCCCAGGTAGAGCATTCAAGGTTTCGTTATATTTACTTTTGTCTAGGAAAACCTAACGATAGTTTAGAGTCATCTCTAGGCTAAACATAGGGTATCCTATAAAATTGTCACGCCCCGAACCGAGTCGTGACCAGCCGCCGCATGTCATCTCCTTGAAATACACTTAAATATAACATGCAAGGCTAACATAACTATTTACTAACtttcttaatcaaaatattatccttctttcattaaccaaaaatcCTTTCAGCTACAATATGTTCTTACCACCTCATCAAAAGTCCAAAAATACAATGTGACAATGCTACCATATTAAGGTTTACAAAATAGATCGTTCTAACTCTTGCTTAATACACTACTCTAAGGAGAGGACTAACTTTTCTTACCAAAAGTAGATCGATATCCAAGTCTTCACTGTCTAGTAGCTTCTGTTACTTGATTTGGATCATTCTCTGAAAAGGGGACCCATTAAAATGAGTGAGCTAAACTTGCCCAGTAAGAAAATCACAATCTCATTACAATTGGATcaataaacatttaatataagTATAGAAAGATCAAACctgtattaaaaatataatatgtacTGTTAATAACCAATATACTTTTTCTATATAACTCTAGGATAGTGATAATGATTATTGTGATAACTCATTACCATCAACCAAGACTTTAAGGTCCTGTGTTGACTCATTAACCATCAATGAGGATTTGGGGGTCCTGCATTGACTCATTAGCCATCAATCAGGATTTTGGGGGTCCTGCATTGACTCATTAACCATCAACCGGACGTGACTATTACGCGTTGACTTATTACCGGTATAAGCACTCAAGGCATTAATAACcgttatcaaataaataagtacAGAATCCTATCTAGAGTAATAAAATCATTCTTGTATTATTCACATAATAAAATCCATACATATGTATCATTCTTTCACAAAACATTTAGCATAAGCTTATCAAAAATACTTTATCAACTAGTTTCGcaaatcaatttataaatcacattatcAAGTCATTGCTGTCAAACGTTTTATCaaatcattttatcaaaatatttctaTGTCAACTTAATCCATAAGTTTAGAAACACATTTTAATAAAACCATTTTATCAACATAATcacattttagtaaaataaactgTAAGAAGATATGATTTCTTACCTAACCCCCAATATCTATTTATTTCCACTCTTAAGCTCTACCAACTATCCTTTGCTATTTTCAAATGGGTCTTTGACACTTTCTTCcttcaattatcaaattaaactcaaattagCCTTTATATTTCCACCTACTAATAATCTAAATCATTTACTTCCTTAAATCCAACAATCTTTTTCATTCTCTTCCaataaacattcaaatttatACATAAACCCTAAATAGATTTTCTCATCTTTAAGTTTATCCAAAACCAAATAATCCATATTCCTTCATTCTCTATTTTCTCTTCCTCCTTCATAAACAATAAACACCTTAAATCATTCAACCATCTCAAACAAATCAACTTCATTATTTCTACCAGCAAACTCCATTTCATTTATAACCCTAATACATCCATAACTTTATCAAATCTACCATTTACTTACCTTTAATTCAAATGAGTTGTTGATGAAGGAATTAATTTGTTGAAAGAGGTGATCTGTTGATGGAATGATGATCTGCTCATAAGATaaactaatcaaataaaaatgaagttgaTGGAGACGACCTGCTGATCAAAtgaaattaattgataaagaaGATGAACAGAAATGAACCGTGTATCTGATGAAGAAGACAGACAAATGATTAGATGAAGAATGTTGCTGCTcaatgttgaagatgaagaaactGCTTGAAGGACAAAGAGAGATGGACTACTGATCAATACAtcccttttatatttaatatgcatGCCACCTACGTGGCCCATTTTCaaccacttttttttttaattaaaacttaactTTACAATCTTACCTCCTTAAAAGAAGTTTGGTCCCCAAACTTGATTCAGCTTTCAAAGAGTGAAGGATACTTGCTTTTCATATCATCTTCAAGTTCCCACGTTGATTCCCTCTCAGAATGATTACTCCACTGAACTTTAACATACTTAATAGTTCGTCGACGTAAAATCTGTTCTTTTCTATCAATAATTCGAAGTGGGATCTCTTCATATGTTAAGTTCTTCCCAAATTCTAGTGGAATGGATTCTATTATATGATCGTTGGAATGAACATATTTTCTTAACATGGACACATGAAAGACATTATGCACTTCCGATAAATGTGGAGGTAATGCAATTTCATAAGCCATGCTGCCAACTTTCTTTAACACTTCAAACGGTCCCACGAACCTGGGACTCAGTTTTCCACGCTTTCCAAATCGCATAACACCTCTCATCGGAGATGCCTTTAGGAATACATGATCCCCCACATTAAACTCTAAAGATCTTCTTCGATTGTCTGCATAACTCTTCTGTCTGTTTGTGCAATGATTAAATTCTCTCTGATTTTTCGGATCTTGTTAGTCGTTTCTTGCACAATCTATGGTCCCATTAGTCTTCTTTCACCTATTTCATCCCAACAAAAAGGTGATCGACATTTACGACCGTACAATGCTTCATAATGAGCCATTTGAATACTTGCTTGATAGCTATTATTGTAAGCAAATTCTATCAAAGGCAAGTGATCATCCCATGATCCACCTATGTCAATAATACAAGCTCGAAGCATATCCTCCATAATTTGATTGACTCTTTCTGTTTGCCCATCAGTTTGAGGATGAAATGCAATACTAAAATTCAGCTTAGTTCCCAAACATCGAAGCAAACTCTTCCATAAATGTGATACAAATCTGCTATCTCTATCCGAGACAATAGTAACTGGTATCCCATGCAACCTCAATATTTCTTTGACATACAGTCGTGCTAAATTGTCCATCGAGAATACGGTTGGAATTGCTAGAAAGTGAGCAGATTTTGTCAACCTATCAACAATTACCCATACAACTGaattattcattttgttttcGGCATTCCGGATACAAAGTCCATAGAGATATCTTCCCATTTCCACTGCGGAATGGGTAAAGGGTGTAGTAAGCCTGCGTGTCATTGATGTTCTGCTTTCACTTGTTGACATGTCAAACATTCCGAGACATATTGAGCAATTTCTCTCTTCATGTTGTTCCACTAATAATGCTCCTTTAAGTCTCGATACATCTTGGTACTACCGGGATGAACAGTGTATCTAGAGTAATGTGTTTCCTCTAATAACCCTTTCTTTAAAACATCATTTTGAGGAACACATAATCGATTGTGAAAACGCAAAACTCCATCTTTATCAAGCTGAAATTCCTTCGCAGCCTCAGATTCCATATCTcctttgatttttaaaatttgagaatCATCTTGTTGAGAGCTTTTAACCTTCTCAATTAACATAGGACGAATCACAATATTTGAAATCAAACTTGGCTGCCTACTCAAAGCATCAGCTACGACATTAGTTTTTCCGAGATGGTAACTTATCGTCAAATTATAATCTTGAATTAGATCCAGCCACCTCCTCTGtcgcatattcaattcactttgAGTGAAGATATACTTCAAACTCTTGTGATCAGTATAAATCTCGACTTTTGGACCATACAAGAAATGTCGTTAAATCTTCAATGCAAATACTACCGCTGCTAATTCCAGATCATGGGTAGGATAATTACATTCATGTGGTTTTAACTACCGAGATGCATAAGCAATGAAATGCTTGTTTTGCATCAACACACATTCCAAACCTTTATTTAAAGCATCACAAATACACAAAAAGTCATTACTTTCAAAAGGTATGGCTAGAAGAGGAGCCGTAGTCAATCGTCTTTTGAGTTCTTGAAAACTCCATTCACATTCTGTTGACCATTCAAATTTTACGTCTTTTTTGTCAAGCGAGTAAGTGGCGATGCTATTTGAGAAAACCCTTTAACAAATCTCCTGTAGTAACCTGCCAAACCCAAGAAACTATGTATCTCTGAAACAATCAGTAGATGGTCTATGCCATTCAAATACAGCTTCCACCTTTTTAGGATCAACACATATTCCATCCTTAGATATAACGTCTCCTAGAAATGCGATACTATTCAACCAGAACTCATACTTTGAAAATTTAGCATACAACTGATTTTCTCTCAAAGTCTGGAGTACTATTCTAAGATGTTTCTCGTGCTCTTCTTCAGATTTAGAATACACCAATATGTCATCAATACAGATTATCACGAATTCATCTAGAAATGGTTTGAATACTCTATTCATAAGATTCATAAAAGAAGCTGGAGCATTCGTCAAACCAAAAGGCATTACCACGTACTCATAATGTCCATATCTTGTTCGAAATGCTGTCTTGGCAATATCACCCGGTTTAATCTTTAACTAATGATAACCTGATCGGAGATCAACCTTGCTAAAAACTTGTGCTCCTTACAACTAATCAAGCAACTCATCAATTCTCGGTAACGGATATTTGTTCTTAATAGTTACCTTATTAAGCCCTCGGTAATCAATGCAAAGCCTCATTGTCCCATCCTTCTTTCACGAAAAGAACAGGAGCTCCCCATGGCGAAACACTTGGCCTGATGTACCCCTTTTGCAATAGTTCTTCCAATTGATCTCGTAATTCTTTCAATTCTGCCGGAGCCATACGATACCGATTCTTCGTTATTGGAGTTGTTCTAGGCACTACATCAATTGCAAATTCTACCTCTCTATCAGGAGGTAAACCTTGCAATTCATCTGGAAACACATCTGGATATTCATTTATGATCAGAACAGTTTCTAAGGATTTCTCATTCTTTTCGGTACCCATAACACCACCAGATAGCATTCACAACCCTTTCTAATCATGCGTTTTGCTTCTAAAGAGCATATAATCTTTGGAGGAATAACAACTTTACTTCCCATAAAAGAGAATATAGATGGCTCggaatttgaaatattattctcTTTTCATGACAATCAACTGTAGCAAAGTTGTAAGCTAATCAATCCATCCCCAAAATGATATCGAAACCATGCATATCTAGTACCGTAAGATCTACTAGTAACACTTTATCTCCTATATGTACTTCTCGAGACTTACAAATTAGGTTTGCAATTAGTTTATCACCCAATGGTGTTACTACACTTATACTCACGTCTCGAGGTTTAGTATTCCAATTATGCTTTTTGATAAAGgtttgagaaataaaagaatCGATAGCACCAGAGTCAAATAACACTAAAGCATAAGCGGAAGAAACATAGAGAGTACCTAAGACCACAACGTTAGATGCACGCGCTTGCTTGACATTCATTGTAGAAAACACTCTAGCTTGGCCTCCTGATGTCTGTtctattttatgatttttattgggAAAGGGTCTTCGATTCATGGAATTTCCTGTCTCGCGCGCATTAGGATGAGTGAATGGCTTCCTAAAGCGTAGACAATTTGCTCTCAAGTGACCATGCTGCCCACATAAAACACATGCTCCCGATAGCCAGCGACAATCTTCCATGCGATGGTTTCCAGAACAATGTGAACACTGCACATACGACGATGAATTATGTGAAGGCACATTTCTAGAGGCTTGAGCCGGACTGCTCGCAGAAAAGGGCCTTCTATTCTAGAATGAGTTTCGGTTTCCTTCATTGGCACTCTGATAACTTCTTTTCCTCGAGCTCGCCTCATCAATCCTTCTCGTAATACCCAACTCCCTTTCAATCAATCGTGCCTTATCAACCATCTCAATGAAAGTGTTAATCTTAAAAGGAACCACAACTTGCCTAATACGGGGACTCAACCCCATTTCAAACTTTCTCGCCTTCGTAATCTCACTTCCCATCCATGGTTGAGCAAACTTTGCTAATTCCACAAACCGAGCTTGGTGTTTAGTAACAGTCATATTTCTTTGTTTCAGATTTATGAATTCCATCTCTTTCTCTTGCCTCAAACTTTTGGGAAAATAGGTGTTGTAAAAAGCTTTCTTAAATGTATCCCATGAGAGTGTACTTGTATCGCGCACGTAAGTTTGCTTCTCCAACTCCCACCAGTCGCTTGCATTTCCTTGTACTGAAATATTGTAAATCGTACCTTTTCCACATCGTCACATTTGAGTACATCGAAGAACTTCTCCAACTCTTTTATCCACTTATCAGCTTTTAGCGGATCGCTGCTACCATCAAAGTATGGTGGAGCCAATTTCTTGAATTCAGCAAACTTATTTGTCGATGCATGTTGTTGTATTATTACTGACATAACTTTGACGATATCCTCAACTGTTACCGCTCTGGAGGTCTCCCCCTCCTCTTGACTTACAGGTCCATTTGGTTCATTGGTATCACGTCTTCTCCTTGTACGTCGTGCAAAACCGGCAAGAACTTCATCATCCATTCCTACATCATTAATATCATTGTTAAACATTATGCTTTGATACGAATAAAGTTGTCACGCCCCAAACCAAGTCGTGACCAGCCGCTGCATGTCATCTCCTTGAAATACACTTAAATATAACATGCAAGGCTAACATAACTCTTTACTAACtttctcaatcaaaatattacccttctttcattaaccaaaaatcCTTTCAGCTACAATATGCTCTTGCCACCTCATCAAAAGTCCAAAAATACAAGGTGACAATGCTACCATCTTAAGGTTTACAAAATACATCGTTCTAACTCTCCCTTAATACACTACTCTAAGGAGAGGACTAACTTTTCTTACAAAAAGTAGATAGATATCCAAGACTTCACTGTCAAGTAGCTTCTGTTACTTGATTTGGATCCTTCTCTGAAAAGGGGACCCATTAAAATGGGTGATCTAAACTTGCCCAGTAAGAAAATCATAATCTCATTACAGTTGGattaataaacatttaatataagTATAGAAAGATCAAAcatgtattaaaaatataatacgtACTATTAATAACCAATATACTTTTTCTATATAACTCTAGGATAGTGATAATGACTACATTATTGTGATAACTCATTATCATCAACCAGGACTTTAAGGTTCTGTGTTGACTCATTAACCATGAATGAGGATTTGGGGGTCCTGCATTGACTCATTAGCCATCAATCAGGATTTGGGGGTCCTGTATTGACTCATTAACTATCAACCGGACGTGACTGTCACGTGTTGACTCATTACCGATATAAGCACTCGAGGCATTAATAaccattatcaaataaataagtacAGAATCCTATCCAGAGTAATAAAATCATTCTTGTATTATTCACATAGTAAAATCCATACATATGTATCATTCTTTCACAAAACATTTAGCATAAGTTTATCAAAAATACTTTAACAACTAGTTTCgcaaatcaatttttaaatctTATTATCAAGTCATTTATGTCAAATGTTTTATCAAATCcttttatcaaaacatttcCATGTCAACTTGATCCATAAGTTTAGAAACACATTTTAATAAAACCATTTTATCAACATAATCACATATTAGTAAAATAAACTGTAAGAAGGTATGATTTCTTACCTAACCCCCAATATCTAGTTATTTCCACTCTTAAGCTCTACCAACTATCCTTTGCTATTTTCAAATGGGTCTTTGACACTTTCTTCcttcaattatc
It encodes the following:
- the LOC124924558 gene encoding uncharacterized protein LOC124924558; this translates as QDPKNQREFNHCTNRQKSYADNRRRSLEFNVGDHVFLKASPMRGVMRFGKRGKLSPRFVGPFEVLKKVGSMAYEIALPPHLSEVHNVFHVSMLRKYVHSNDHIIESIPLEFGKNLTYEEIPLRIIDRKEQILRRRTIKYVKVQWSNHSERESTWELEDDMKSKYPSLFES